One stretch of Asterias rubens chromosome 8, eAstRub1.3, whole genome shotgun sequence DNA includes these proteins:
- the LOC117293745 gene encoding ficolin-1-like → MDTDGGGWTVFQRRKDGSVDFYQNFANYSRGFGDLEGEFWLGNEFLHRLTEGGLHELRVDLSDFEKGIRYAKYGLFHVSDVTDRYRLTVAGYSGDAGDSMVSHNGQQFSTKDVDNDSRSSGNCAVDYHGAWWYTNCHASNLNGDYLSGTTTQGGRGVVWVTWLGQTYSLKTSEMKIRLPP, encoded by the exons ATGGACACTGACGGTGGGGGATGGACG GTATTCCAGAGGCGGAAGGACGGCAGTGTCGACTTCTACCAGAATTTTGCCAATTACAGCCGGGGCTTCGGTGATCTTGAAGGTGAATTTTGGCTCGGCAATGAGTTCTTGCACCGTCTGACTGAAGGGGGATTGCATGAACTGCGCGTCGATCTCtcagattttgagaaagggaTTCGGTACGCCAAGTATGGGTTGTTTCATGTTAGTGACGTCACTGACAGATACAGGCTGACAGTGGCGGGTTATTCAGGAGACGCAG GTGATTCGATGGTCTCCCACAATGGCCAACAGTTTAGTACTAAAGACGTAGACAACGACAGTCGTTCCAGCGGGAACTGTGCCGTTGATTATCATGGTGCCTGGTGGTACACGAACTGCCACGCGTCTAATCTTAACGGGGACTATCTTAGCGGGACCACGACTCAGGGTGGCCGAGGAGTTGTTTGGGTAACATGGTTGGGGCAAACATACTCTCTCAAAACCTCGGAGATGAAAATAAGATTGCCTCCATAA